GTAGGTGGTCGGGTCGTACACCTCGCCGACGTACTTTCCCTCCACGACCTCGTCCCCGATGGCCAGATCCGCAGCCGCGCGGAACAGCCCCGAGTCGGCGGCGGTCACCCGACCGAGGTGGTTGCGCGCGCGGGTGCCGTCCCACTCGGGCACGTCGCCGTCGTCGTCGAGGACACCGGCGTGGCGGAGCGCCCGTACCGTCCCCGCGACACCCGTCTCGATGGCGTCGTCGACCAGCTCTTTGTTGTGGGCGAGTTCGGGCGTGATGCTCGGGATCCCCTCCATCGTCGCGGCGACGCGGAGTTTCCCGCCGAAGCCGCGGTCGGCCCACTCGTCGTCGGCGTCCTCGCCCGCCGTCTCCGCCAGCAGGAGGTCCGTGCCGAACGCCTCCGCGAGCGCGCGACACTCCGCGTCGCCGCGGAGGTAGACCGTGTGGGTGAGCATATCCCGGCTCCCGGTGTGGAGGTCGACGATGTAGTCTGCGTCGCCGGCGTACGCCCACAACGCGGCGGCCATGCGCTTGTGGAGACTTCCGTCGGGGTCGCCGGGCCAGCAGCGGTTCATGTTGGGGTTGACCGAGTCGTACGCCTCCGGCGTGGTGTAGGAGACGGTGTCGAAGGTGAGCGGGTCGGCGACGGGGACGACGTGGACGGTGCCCGCGAGGGTGGCCTCCCGGAGGTCGTCGTGGAGGCGGCGACACACTGCGGCGCCGTTGATCTCACGACCGTGTTGGGCCGCCTGCACGTAGACGGTCGGGCCGTCGGTGTCGTCGGCGTCCGCGCCGTCTGGCGTGTACGTGTGGACGGTCGTCTCGATCGCGACTCCGGAGGGGAGTCGCGCGAGCGTGACGCGCTCGGCGTCGTGGTCGGCCATACCGCACGTTTCCGGCGCGACGGCTTGTAGCTGTGGCCCGCCCGCGGGCGCCACCGTGTCGCCGAAGCCGAACGCCTATCCCCCTCGGCGGCCACGTGGCGGGTATGAGCGACGACCTGCCGCACGTCACGTTCCACACGAACCACGGCGACATCGAGATCGAACTGTACGCCGACCGCGCGCCGACGACGGTCGAGAACTTCCTCAACCTCGCCGAGCACGACCCCGCCGCCAGCGACGACCCCGCCGTCGAGACGACGACGTGGGAGGACCCCGAGAGCGGCGAGATTCGTGGTGACTCGCTGTACCAGGGCATCACGTTCCACCGGATCATCGACGACTTCATGATCCAGGGCGGGGACCCGACCGGGACCGGCCGCGGCGGCCCCGGCTACGAGTTCGACGACGAGTTCCACGACGACCTCAAGCACGACGACGCGGGCGTCCTCTCGATGGCCAACTCCGGCCCGAACACGAACGGCTCGCAGTTCTTCATCACGCTGGCGGCCCAGCCCCACCTCGACGGTCGCCACGCGGTCTTCGGGAAGGTCGTCGACGGGATG
The DNA window shown above is from Halobaculum marinum and carries:
- a CDS encoding peptidylprolyl isomerase, yielding MSDDLPHVTFHTNHGDIEIELYADRAPTTVENFLNLAEHDPAASDDPAVETTTWEDPESGEIRGDSLYQGITFHRIIDDFMIQGGDPTGTGRGGPGYEFDDEFHDDLKHDDAGVLSMANSGPNTNGSQFFITLAAQPHLDGRHAVFGKVVDGMDVVEEIGAVPTGRNDQPRDDVTIERVTVER
- a CDS encoding succinylglutamate desuccinylase/aspartoacylase family protein — protein: MADHDAERVTLARLPSGVAIETTVHTYTPDGADADDTDGPTVYVQAAQHGREINGAAVCRRLHDDLREATLAGTVHVVPVADPLTFDTVSYTTPEAYDSVNPNMNRCWPGDPDGSLHKRMAAALWAYAGDADYIVDLHTGSRDMLTHTVYLRGDAECRALAEAFGTDLLLAETAGEDADDEWADRGFGGKLRVAATMEGIPSITPELAHNKELVDDAIETGVAGTVRALRHAGVLDDDGDVPEWDGTRARNHLGRVTAADSGLFRAAADLAIGDEVVEGKYVGEVYDPTTYEVLQEATADRSGVVYSVAREATVTAGQTLVGIAIRLDDEE